Below is a genomic region from Streptomyces roseoviridis.
CACTTACACCGACACCAACGGCCTGCTGACCAGGACCACGGTCACCAACGCGCTGGGTCACGTCACCGTCACCGACTACGCCCCCGCCTGGGGCGCGGCCAGCGGCGTCACCGACCCCAACAAGAAGCGCACCGATCTGGCGTACGACGCGCTCGGCCGGCTCATCTCGGTCTGGCACGCCAACCGGGCCAAGACCTCCACCCCGAGCGTCAAGTACTCCTACAACGTCCACCGTGACAAGCCGGTCGCGGTCAAGACGGAAACGCTGCGGAACGACGGATCGTACGAGGCCACCTACCAGCTCTACGACAGCCTGCTGCGTCCACGGCAGACGCAGAGCCCGGGCGCCGGCGGCACCAGCCTCGTCAGCGACACCTGGTACGACGGCACGGGGAAGACGAAGAAGTCCAACGCCACCTACAACGCGGCGCAGGCGCCGTCGGACGAGCTGATCCTCGTCGCCGACGGGCTGACCGGTTCACAGACCCGCTACGAGTACGACGGCCTCGGCCGCACCACCGCCGAGATCTCCCTCGTCGCCGGCGTCGAGCAGTGGCGCACGACCACCGCCTACGACGGCACTGCGGTGCACGTAGACCCGCCGGTCGGCGGTGTACCCACGACGACCATCAACGACATCCACGGGCGGGTCAAGGAGCTTCGCCACTACCGCACCACGTCGCCGGAGCCGGTCGGCCCCGGCACCCAGTACGACACCATCAGGTACACATACACCAAGCGCGGCCAGCTGGAGTCCGTCACCGACTCCCAGAACAACACCTGGCGCTACGGCTACGACCAGCTCGGGCGCAAGACCTCCGTCCAGGACCCGGACGCGGGCACCACGACCACCGAGTACGACAACCTCGACCGGCCCAAGTGGACCCTGGACGCACGTGAGAAGAAGATCTCCATCACCTATGACGCCCTCGGCCGCGAGACCGGCACCTGGGAGGGCGACGCGGGGACCGGCACAAGGCTGACCGAGAACCTGTACGACAACACGGGCTACCTGGGCCAGCCCTGGGCTTCCATCCGGTACGTCAACGGCGTCGAGGCCTACTCCACCTATGTCCAGACCCGTGACGCGCTCTACCGGCCCGAGCGGACCGACTACTACGTCGCCGCAGGCGTCGACAGCAAGCTCCAGGGGACGTACTCCTTCACCACCATGTACGGCCTCGACGGCAACGTCACCAGCACGGCCATGCCGGCGGCGGGCAAGCTGCCTGTCGAGACGTTCGCCTACACGTACGACGAGCTGCGCCGGCCCGACACGATGAGCTCGACGTCCGGCTACGTCAAGGACACCCTGTACACCCCCACGGGGCAGCTCAAGGGCCTGGTCCTGTCGAATGGCAATGGCCGCACGGTCCAGCAGTCCTTCACGTACGAGAAGGGCACCGACCGGCTGATCGGCTCGACCGTCGACATCGAGGGCGTCACCGGCCCGGCGAAGGCCACCGCCTACTCCTACGACCAGTCCGGCAACGTCATGTCCATCACGGACACCGCCGAGGCCGTCGCCGACGTACAGTGCTTCGCCTACGACGCCGGGCAGCGCCTCGCCGAGGCGTGGACTCCGGCGGCCACCGGCGACGCGGCGACCGGCTCCGGCACGGTCGGCAGTACGCAGGACGGCAAGGCCCCCGCGGCCTGTGCCGCTGCGCCCGGCGCCAACCCGCTCGGCGGCCCGGCCTCGTACTGGAAGTCCTACGTCACCGACTCCATCGGCAACCGGACCAAGGACGTCACGCACGACCCGGGTCTCGACGCGTCGAAGGACACCACCCGCACCTTCACCTACGGAGAGGAGGCCGCCGGCCCGCACGCCGTCACCAAGGTCACCGAGACCGGCCCCGCCGGCCCGCGGACGTCCACGTACCACTACGACGAGAGCGGCAACACGGACACCCGCACCTTCGGCACGGACACCCAGAAGGTGGAGTGGAACGCCGAGGGCAAGCCGGCCAAGATCACCGAACCGGGCGGCGGAGTGTCCACCTTCCTCTACGACGCAGACGGCAACCGCGTCGTGCGTCAGGACCTCTCGGGCACCACGCTCTACCTCCCCGGCATGGAACTGAAGCTCCCGGCCGGCGGTACCGCCGTCGAAGGCACCCGCTACTACTCCTTCGCCGGCCAGACGATCGCGGTCCGCCAGGACGACGGCGACCTGTACTTCCAGGGTGCCGACCATCAGGGCACCGGTCTCGTCGTCATCGCCGCCGCGACCGGCCTCGTCACCCGCCGTCGCCTCGACCCCTACGGCAACGCCCGCAGTGCGTCGACCGGTACCTGGCCGAGCGACCAGGGCTTCGTCGGCGGCACGGTCGACACCCAGTCGGGCCTGACCCACGTCGGAGCCCGTGAGTACGACCCGTCTCTGGGCAAGTTCATCTCGGTCGACCCGATCATGGACCCCCAGGACCCGGCTCAGATGAACGCCTACAGCTACGCCCACAACTCTCCGGTCACCAAGTCCGACCCGACGGGCCTCCGCCCGGACGGCCCGGTGGGCGGCAACGGCGTCGCGGACTACTACTGGGCCAAGGAACGGGGCATGACCACCGGCTACTACACCAAGAAGAACGGCTCCTACGACTGGCATCAGACGGCCCGCACGGACGCGGACTCCCAGCGCAAGTACAGGGCATACCGGGCGAACCCGCGGCATTACAAGGTCTACCACTACGACGCGAAGCAGGTGGAGGCGGCGAGGAAGGCCGCGGACAAGCGCGCGGCGGAGCGGCGGGCCGCGGAGGCGGCGCGGAAGAGCCAGGCGGAGGACAAAGGGTGGTTCCATGACACCTTCGCCACCTGGGACGGGTGGAAGAACCGGGTGCTTCCGGTTGTCGGCTTCGGTATTTGTGTGATCGCTTCAGCCGGTGCCTGCATCGCTGCTGGTGCTGTCATCGCGGTTGGCAAGTTCGGAGTGGACTACGCACTCACCGGTGAAGCGGATGTTGCTGCCCTTGGGAAGGACTTGGCCTGGACTGCCGTTGGAGGAGGCGTAGCCGCCGGGGTAGGACGGTCGGTTGGCGGTGCGGCGACATGGGCTGAAGCGTACGGCGCCAACGCCATTTCGAGAGTCCCACAGGCAATCAAGACGAAGGTCCCTGGAGTGCGCGGGGTCGGCGGCAGCCCGAAGTCATGGACGACGGTAAACAATCCGAAGGGGGCCATCGATTGGGGCGCAACCTACGGAAACATGGGGCTCAACGCCGCTTTCAATACCGCCTTCTGCGGTGCGAGTAACGCAAGTCTCGGATCCTATGCCGGAGGTTGCTAGGGTCGTGTGACAGCGGTGGTCATGAGGCAGTGGGCTTCGTGGCCACCTGCAACGCCGAACGATGGGGGTGCAATGGGCGTGGAACGCCCCGTAACTCTGCAACGAAAATCCTTCCGGATTCTCTCGCTCGTCATTCCTTCCGTCATTCTTCTCTTCATTCTGTGGGTAGCGCTCGGATCGAAACGGGAGATCGACGGTGATGCACTTGCGGTGATGGCAGCCGGCTTCGCCTTGATTTCCTTGGTGCGACGCATCTGGTGTTCCCGGGTTGTCATGACCTCGAATGGGATTCAAGTTGTCAATCCACTGATTACCCATTCCATCCCGGTAGGAGTTGCTGCTCGTGCTGAGCGAACGCAGGGTGGAACATTGGTCATCGTGACCACCAGTGGCGAGGAAGTCAGGTCGGTGGGCTTCGGCGGCTCGCTGATCGACAGCTTCGTTGGATCTGCCGAGCGCGGCGCCCAACGTGTCGAAGCACACATTCGATCAGGAAGACGTTCCTCGAAGATCGACGTGTTGTCCAAGCGCATCACGACGGACGTGGTTTCCGATGTCTGCCTTCTCGCATCCTTGGTCTGCGCGGTGACGGCAGCGGCCGTCGGCGTGTGACGACAAGATGAAAGGGATCGGCTTAACGGAGTGGGATGCGCACCCGCTCAGGTCGGGCTGCTTCTGACCCCTCACACCCACCCCCTCCGAGCCGCTTCCGCCCCCGCGCGGAAGCGGCTCGTCGCGCCCAGGGCCGACATCAGTTCGCCCACCCGGCGGCTGTAGGTGCGCGGGGACATGCCCAGGCGGGCGGCGGCGGTCTCGTCGGTGAGGCCGGCGAGGAGGGCCTCGAGGACCGGGCGGAGTTGTGGGGGGAGGTCGGGGGAGGGGGGCGTGAGGCCGGCCAGCTCCTGGCTGGTGTCCCAGGCGGCGTGGTGGGCGCGGACCAGGGCCTCGACCACGACCGGGTCGCGGATGAGCAGGAGGCCGTTGTAGTGGAGCCGCAGGTCGAGGGGGACCGCCGCGACCGTGCGGTCGACGACGATCATCTTGAACGGGATGGACTCGGCGACCCGCGCCCGCCCCGGCACCCGCACCGCGTCCGCCACATGCGGAACGGCGTGACGCGGCACGATGCGACGCACCTCGCTCGCCCGCTCCACCGCCGCCCGCATGCACGCTCCTGCCAGCTCCAGGAACGGCTCGGGAATCGCATGCGACACGGAGGCGGCCGGATCGTCGAAGGTCAGCAACTCGTGCCGGGCCGAGGCGGCGAGCCCCGCGAGCGCGGCGCTGACCCGCCGCGTGCCCCGCACGGGGCGCCCGGGCGGACGCTGAAGCTCCGGCCCGGCCCGGCCCATCGCCGAACGGGCCAGCATCACGGAGCCCGCAGTCTCTGCCACCGGTGACCACCCCCGCCCGAACGATGTGCCACTCCATGTACGCATGCGAACGCATACGGTGACAACCCCTGTTGACAAGGATGGCGAGTCCCTGCCACCACGGCATGCCGTCGCCGCCGTTGCCGCATTGAGATCGTTCCGCAACCCCTTCGTCTGCTCCTTCCGGGGCTCCCGGACGTCACATTCACAAGTGCCATGCCTCTACGGGGAGATGCTCATGAAGCGAAGGATCGGCGCGGGACTGCTCGCCGGCGTCCTGCTGCTCACCGGCTGCGCCGGCTCCGGCAGCCACACCAGTACGAGCGCCGACCGCGCCGCGCCCGACCGCGCCGCGCCCGACCGCGCCGCGCCCCCCGCCTCCGGCCGCCTCGAAGGCCCCCGGCGCGCCCGAGGCCCCCGACCGGCTGTCCACCTTCGCCCTCGACGTCGACACCGCCTCCTACGGCTACGCCCGCCGCGCCCTCGCCGAGGGCCGGCTGCCCGACCCGGCGGACGTACGGCCCGAGGAGTTCGTCAACAGCTTCAAGCCGGACTACCCGAGGCCGAAGGACGACGGCTTCAGCGTCACCGTCGACGGCGCCCGCTCGGACGCCGCCGGCTGGTCGCTGGTGCGGATCGGGCTCGCGACCCGGCCGAGCGACGGCGAACGCCCGCCCGCCGCCCTCACGTTCGTCGTCGACGTCTCCGGGTCGATGGCCGAGCCGGGCAGGCTCGACCTCGTCAAGGAGTCGCTCGGGCTGCTGGCCGACCGCCTCCGCGACGACGACTCGGTCGCCCTCGTCACCTTCAGCTCCGAGGCCGAGACCGTACTCCCCATGACCCGGGTCGGCGGCAACCGCGCGCGGGTCCACGACGTCGTCGACGCCCTCGCCACCAGCTCCTCCACCAACGTCGAGGCGGGCGTCCGCACCGGCTACGACGTCGCCGTCGAAGGACACCGCAAGGGCGCCACCAACCGGGTCGTGCTCCTCTCCGACGCCCTCGCCAACACCGGCGACACCGACGCCGAGGGCATCCTGGAGCGGATCGACAAGGAGCGCCGCGCGTACGGGATCACGCTCTTCGGCGTCGGCGTCGGCAGCGAGTACGGCGACGCCTTCATGGAGAAGCTCGCCGACAAGGGCGACGGGTCCACCACGTACGTCTCCACCCCCGGCCAGGCCCGCAAGGTCTTCGTCGACCAGCTGCCCGGCCACGTCGAGCTGCGCGCACGCGACGCCAAGGCACAGGTTGCCTTCGATCCGAGGACCGTGGAGAGCTTCCGGCTGATCGGCTACGAGAACCGTGAGGTCGCCGACGAGGACTTCCGCGACGACCGGGTCGACGGCGGCGAGATCGGCGCCGGGCACACGGTGACGGCGCTGTACGCGGTCAAGCTGCGGCCCGGCAGGAGCGGGCGGGTGGCCACCGCCACGGTCCGCTGGCTCGACCCGGCCACCCGTGCCCCGCACGAGCGTTCCGGTGCGGCGGACACCGCCGCGCTGACCGCCCCCATCTGGGGCGACGGCCACGACAGCCTCCAGCTGACGGCCATCGCGGCCTACTTCGCCGACCGGCTGCGCGGCGGTTCGGTGCCCGGCGCGCCCGCCCTGTCGAGCCTCGCCGCGCGGGCGGGCGCCCTCGCGGAGCGGGCGCGCTCCGCGTCCGTACAGGAGCTGGCGGAGGCGATCCGCCGGGCCGACGGGCTGGGCGGTTCCACCGACCCGTACGCCGGCTGATCGGCATCATGGTGCCCATGGCCGCCCTGCTGCTCGCTCTCGCCGTCGTCTCCACCGGGCTCTACGCCGGCTTCATGCTGATCTTCCGAACCGGTGTGATGCCGGCCCTGGCCCGGCTGTCGGACGAGGAGTTCGTCCGCGCCATGCGGCGGATCAACGAGTACGTGCCGAGGCCGCTGTTCCTGCTCGTCTTCCTCGGGGTCGCCGCCTTCCCGGCGGCGGCCCTGGCCGTGCCCGTGGACGGGCGGACCGGCCCGCAGACGTGGCTGGTCGCGGCCGGGCTGGTGTGCGCGGTGGCGAACCACCTCGTCACCCTGGGCGGCAACATCCCGCTCAACACGGCCCTCGCCGCCGCCGAGTCGACGGACGAGCCGCCGGCCGCCGTGCGGGCCGCCTTCGAGAAGCGCTGGAACGGTTTCCACCGCGTCCGCACGCTGCTGATCACGGCCTCCTTCGGTCTGCTGACCGCCTCGGCCGTCCTCCCCGCCTGACCGGGGCGGCCCGGGCCCGGCGGTCGTCCCGGGCCGGGTCCGGTGAGGTGCTCCCGTCGGGCCGCGCCTCCGGCGACGCGACCGTCGGGTCGGTTTTCCCGTCGCCCAGCGTGACATCGGCCGCCTTCCGGACGGGGCGTCAGGTCCCGCCCGGCGCCCGACCTGACGTTCTCGTGTGGGGGCGTGGTGTCAAAGCGCCAGGTCAGGGGAGTGTGGAGAGGGACGGCGAGATGCGCGGGTTCTCTGCGAACAAGGCTTCGGGTATCTTCCAGCTGCCGGAAAATAGGTACCCCTAGGTTTGTTTTCTGCCACCGGGATGCCGGTTCGGGCGATGAGAGGGACGTGACTCCCATGGCGAAGCAGGATCGGGCGATCCGCACCCGCAAGGCGATCCTGGAGGCGGCCGCCGCCGTCTTCGACGAGCGGGGCTACGAGGCGGCCAAGCTCTCCGACATCCTGGCGCTGGCCCAAGTGACCAAGGGCGCGCTGTACTTCCACTTCGACTCCAAGGAAGACCTCGCGCACGCGGTGATCGACGCCCAGGTGTCGGTCGTGCCCACGGCGCCGCCGCAGATCTCCAAGGTCCAGGAGTTCGTCGACGTCGGCATGGTGTTCGCGCACCGGCTGACCCGCGACCGGGTGCTGAGCGGCAGCGTGCGGCTGACCCTCGACCAGGGCGCCCACGACCTCAACCGCAGCGGCCCGTACCGGGAGTGGACCGAGATCAACCTGCGCCTGCTCAACGAGGCCAAGGACCGCGGCGAACTGCTGCCGCACGCGGACCCGGAGGAGGTGGCCCCCCTCGTCGTGGGGGCCTACGCGGGGCTGAACCTGATGACCCACGCCCTGGAGGGCGACCGGTCCTCGCTGGAGCGCTGGGCGTCGGCGCTCTACCACCACTTACTGCCCAGCATCGTCGTCCCGTCGGTGCTCACCATGCTCGACCTGGAGCCGGGCCGCGGTGCCCGGGCCCTCGGCCTCGGCGCGTCGGACGGCGTCACCCCGGAAGAGGTCGTTTCCTGACGGTGCCCACCGGCATCGCCCGCGACCCCTCCCGCGACCCCTCCCGCGACCCCACCCGCGCGCCCTCGAAGCCCCCCAACACCCCCACGACCTGCCCTCACCTCGGCCCTGGCCGCCGCACGGCGGCCCGCCGTCTCGCCCGGCCGGCCGAGGGCCCCCTGGAGTACGCGGGTCGGGCGGCGCATCATGGGAGCGCAAAAGAAACCGCCGTGCTGGTTTGTTGATGACCCTGGCCAGAAGGCACCCGCACCGCTGCCCGAAAACGACCCCCAAAGCATACCCGCGGGTCCAGTAACTGGATCACCGGGTACGTTTCGCCCCCTCCTCACGCTTCCTTGATGGTCGCAAACCGGGGTAAAGCGGGCAATATTTCCGTCCGCGAGGGTCAGTCTTTCCGTACCGCCCGGTTTCTTATTGACATGCACGGCGGTCTCTTTTCTAATCGTCGAGGGTCATCCCGTGCAGATGCTGAGGGGGCAAGGTGGACGTCCGGATCCTGGGGGGACTTTCGGTGCGCGAGAACGGGGTGTCGGTCACCCCGACCGCCGCCGCGCCGCGACAACTGCTCGCCCTGCTCGCCGCCGGTGCCGACCAGATCGTCCCGGTCTCCGTCCTCATGGAGGAGGTGTGGCCGTCCGGTGCGCCGCGCGGAGCGCGCGCCGAACTCCACTCCCACATCCTCGGCCTGCGGTCCTTGATCGCCACGGCCCTCCCCGGCGGCCGGGACGGCGGCAGGGACGGAGGGCGGAACGGGGACGGGCGCACCGCCGAGACCGTGCTCGCCGCCCAGTCCGGCGGCTACCGCCTCGACACCGGCGGCGGCTCCCACGACGTCTGGCAGTTCGAGCGCGCGGCCGGCGCCGGATACCGGGCCATGGAAGCGGGTGACCTGCCGCGCGCCGCGCTCCGCCTCGGCGAGGCCCTCGCCCTCTGGCGCGGCGAGCCGTACGCCGGTGTCGACGCCGGGCCACGGCTGCGTGCGGAGATCGAGCGCCTGGAGGCGTCCCGGCTCAGCGTCCTCGACCAGTGGGTGGAGGCCCAGTTGGGCCTCGGCCGGCACGCCGAGATGGTGCCCGAGCTCGCGGTGCTCGCCGCCCGGCACCCCGTCAACGAGTCGCTGCACGCCCAGTTCATGGTGGCCCTGCTGCGCTCCGGTCGCACCGACGACGCCCTGGAGGCGTTCCACAGACTCTGCGCGGCCCTCCAACGGGACGGAGGCCGCGAACCCTCGGCGCGGCTGCGCCGCCTCCACCGCACGCTCCTGACCGTCCGGGACACCGCCCGGCCCCGCGTGCCGGCCCAGGCCCATGCCTACGCCCAGGCCGCCGCCCCGGCCCACGCCCACGCCCTGCCCCCGGTCCACGCGCAGCCCCACCCCCAGACCCCGGCCTCCTGGTCGCGGACTCCCCGGCCCGTCCCCTCCTTCGCGGCCGCGTCGGCCTGAGCCGGCGGTGGCGCGGGCGGCAGGGGACGGAAAGGGCCGAAGGGGCGGTATGGAGAGGGAACGGCGATGACGGGAACGAAGTGGTCGATCTCACCGTTGACCGCCGTCCACGGCCGCTCTAGTTTCGGCCAGCGGTACGGGTTTCCACAGCGGCACCCGGTTCTGCTCGGCAGCGGGAGTTGAGGATGTCCAACCAGGGCGCGGACGGGAGCGGTGGCGCCGGCGCGCTCGCCGTACTGGAGCTGCTGGCCCAGCAGGCGCCACAGGAGCGTTTCGCCGAACTCCTCGACAGGGCCCGTGCGGAGGGCCTGCCGGCACCCGAAGTCGCCGCTCTGGAACGGGCCGTTCAGCTCGCCACCGGCGTCCGGCGCTCCCTGGCCCGCCGCGAACAGCGCGAGGCCGGCCTCGACGCCCTCGCCGACACCGCCCGCGACCTGACCCTCCCGTACGACCTCGACGGGCTGCTCCGGAGCATCGCCCGCCGGGCCCGCCGGCTCCTCGGACTCGACCTGACCTGCGTCACCCTGCGCGGCCCGCACGGCGTCCGGGTCGTCCACGGCACCGACGGCGCCCTCACCGGCACCGGCACCGGCCCGGCCGCCTGCCCCGGCGCCTTCGAGGAGGAAGGGCTCGGCGGGCTCGTCCACGTCCTGGGCGCGCCCGTGTGGACCGAGGACTACCTCGTGGACGAGCGCTTCGCCCACACGCCCGGCGTCGACACGGTCGTCCGGGACCAGGGCCTGCGGGCCGTCGTCGTCGTGCCGCTGCGTGCGGGCGACACCGTCCTCGGGCTGCTCTACGGCGCCGACCGCAGGCCCCGCCGGTACACCGCGGGCGAGCTGGGGCTGCTCACCTCCCTCGCCGACCTGGCCGCCGTCGCCACCGAGAAGGCCGGACTGCTCGACCAGACCCGCGCGGAGGTCACCGAACTCGAACGGGACAGCTCCCGGGCCCGCACCACCCTCACCCGCATGCGGTACATCGGCGAGGCACACCGCCGCATCATGAACCTCATCCTGGCCGGCGGCGATCTGAGCAACGTGGCCAAGGCCGCCGGGGACGCCCTCGACGCCTGCGTCGTGATCCGCGACCCCGGGGGCCGCACGCTCGCCTCCACCGGCGAGATCACGGGACTCGACGAGGAGGCGGTGGCCAAGGCGTCGCTCGACGCCCACGCGGGCCGCCGTCCCGTGCTCACCGGAGGCGGCGGCGACGCCGAGTGCCGGGACGGCCAGGACCGCGTCCCCGAGCCCCGCGCGGGCGAGGGCCCCGCGGACGACGGGCGGACCTGGGTCGCGCCGGTCATCGCCGGTTCCGAGGACCTGGGCGTCCTCGTCGTCCGCGCGGCCACCCCGCTCACCGGCGAGGACGAGCGGCTCCTCGAACTGGCCGCCCAGGCCGTCGCCTTCCTGCTCCTGATCCAGCGTTCCACCGCCGTCGCCGAGGGCCCCGTCCGCGACGAGCTCCTCGACGACCTGCTCGCCGAACCGCAGCACGCCCCGCAGCAGATCGCCCAGCGCGCCCGCCGCCTCGGCATCGACCTGCGCAAGCCGCACGTCCTCGTCGTCGCCCGGCCGGAGGGCGGGGAGCAGGGCCGCGCGGTGGTGTGGGCCTCCTCGTACGCGTACCGCATGGGGGGCCTGAAGACGGTGCAGGGCGGCTGCATCGTCCTGCTGCTGCCCGGGGTGGACGCCTCGGCCGCGGCGAAGGCCGTCTCGGGGGAGCTCGCCCCGTTGCTCGGCCACCCGGTCTCGGTGGGGGCCGCCGGGCCCGGCTGGAGCCCGGACAGCGTGGTCCGGTCGTACCAGGAGGCCATGCGCTGCCTGGACGCGATGAGCGCGCTCGGCGGCACGGGCGCGGCCGCGTCCGTGGACGACCTCGGCTTCCTCGGGCTGCTGCTCTCGGACGACCACGACGTGGACGGCTTCATCGAGTCGGCGATCGGCCCCGTACTGGACTACGACGCCGAGCGGTTCACCGATCTGACCCGCACGCTGGAGGCGTACTTCGCCTCAGGCGCGAGCCCCACCAACGCCGCCGAGGCACTGCACGTCCACCCGAACACCGTCTCGCGCCGCCTGGAGCGGATCGGCGAACTCCTCGGCCCGGAGTGGCAGAAGCCCGGCCAGGTCCTGGAGGTGCAGCTGGCGCTGCGCCTCCAGCGCACCCGTGACGTGCTCGTCCGCCGCCGGGCCGCCCTGGGCGAACCCCGCCCGTCGGCCCCGACGGCGGCGGACCGCCCGGCCGGCGCCTGAGCCCGCCAGGGCGTGCGTCCCAGCGGCGCCCGGGTCCCATCGGAGCCCGAGTCCTACCGGAGCCCGGGTCCCACCGGCGTGTACGTCCCACCGGCGCCTGAGCCGAAGCAGCCCCGAGTCCCACCGGCGTGTGCGTCCCACCGGTGCCCGTACGTGTGTACGGGGCCCGGAAGCCCCAACTCCCGGGCCCCAGTCCTGGGGGGAGCCCCGTTCCCGCGTGACAGCGGAACGGGGCGCGGACAGGAGGTCAGCTCGCCGAACGGTCCTGGACGGAGCCGTACGGCGTGTCCCACCCGGCGGCCAGGACGGTCGCCGCGTGCGCCGCCGAGGCCAGCGTGATGTGCCGGTGCCAGCCGCGGAACGAGCGGCCGACGAAGTCCCGCAGGCCCGCGCCCTCACCGACCGCGCGGAAGTCCCGCTCGACCCGCCGCGACAGCTTCGTCAGCCGCAGCAGCGGACCGACCGACGAGCCCGTCAGGTCCGTGATCCACAGCCGGGCCGGGGAGCGCCGGGGGTCGTCCCACTCGCCCAGCAGGAGCAGCGGCCGCTGCCGCTCGCCCGCCGGTACGGGCAGGGTGACGCGGACCGCGGTGGCGAGGGAGGTCCGCGAGGTGCGCATCCCCGCGGCCGCGTCCACCCAGCTCACCGGGCGGCGCAGCCCCTTGAGGGACTCCAGGATCTGCAGCGCGGTCAGCGGTCCGGCGCCGAAGCCGGGCAGCGAGCGGTCGGCGACGGTCAGCCGGCAGCCCGTGCCGATCCGGGCGACGACCGGG
It encodes:
- a CDS encoding helix-turn-helix domain-containing protein, which encodes MSNQGADGSGGAGALAVLELLAQQAPQERFAELLDRARAEGLPAPEVAALERAVQLATGVRRSLARREQREAGLDALADTARDLTLPYDLDGLLRSIARRARRLLGLDLTCVTLRGPHGVRVVHGTDGALTGTGTGPAACPGAFEEEGLGGLVHVLGAPVWTEDYLVDERFAHTPGVDTVVRDQGLRAVVVVPLRAGDTVLGLLYGADRRPRRYTAGELGLLTSLADLAAVATEKAGLLDQTRAEVTELERDSSRARTTLTRMRYIGEAHRRIMNLILAGGDLSNVAKAAGDALDACVVIRDPGGRTLASTGEITGLDEEAVAKASLDAHAGRRPVLTGGGGDAECRDGQDRVPEPRAGEGPADDGRTWVAPVIAGSEDLGVLVVRAATPLTGEDERLLELAAQAVAFLLLIQRSTAVAEGPVRDELLDDLLAEPQHAPQQIAQRARRLGIDLRKPHVLVVARPEGGEQGRAVVWASSYAYRMGGLKTVQGGCIVLLLPGVDASAAAKAVSGELAPLLGHPVSVGAAGPGWSPDSVVRSYQEAMRCLDAMSALGGTGAAASVDDLGFLGLLLSDDHDVDGFIESAIGPVLDYDAERFTDLTRTLEAYFASGASPTNAAEALHVHPNTVSRRLERIGELLGPEWQKPGQVLEVQLALRLQRTRDVLVRRRAALGEPRPSAPTAADRPAGA